The Terriglobus roseus region TGCCTCAACTCATCAAGGATGAGATGAAGCTCCACTTCGTCGCGGAGATGGACGACGTCCTGAAGCTGGCGCTGGAAGGCCCCTTGCCAAAGCTGGAAGACGAAAAGCCCGAGGCGCTCAATAACAAGATGCCGCCTCCGAATGCACTTCGCCCTGCTACGGAAGCAAGACAGTAACAAGAGGCAAGCATTTGAAAGGGGCTGACATCATGTCGGCCCCTTCCCTTTTCACGTCACTTCTTGCTGCTGAACAGGCCACCAATCAACGAAATGACCCATACGATAGCCAGGATGTGAATTGCCAGGCTGGCACCGTGGGTGAAGATTTCGCCAAGCAGCCAGATCAGAAACAAAACACCTGCAATTGCCAGAAACATAAACCCTTCCTCCTACTCCGTCTCTGCGGATAAATACCCTGCAATAGAAGCGCGTGTGGAAGTAGTGGTTGTATGTACTTTCACAAAATCAAATTAGGCATGATGAGGAAACGCATTTAGAAGCACCGCGCATCTAGTCTCCTGTCGCGCAACTTGCGCACACGAATTCGAAAGGAGACCACCCCCATGTTGATCCTTCTCATCATTCTTCTTCTGCTTGCATTTGGTACGTCCCCCATCCTTCCCTACAGCCGTGGTTGGGGCTACTATCCCAGCGGCGGTCTCGGCCTTCTGGCGATCATTGTGCTGATTGTCCTGCTGATGCATGGTGTCTGAGTTCGAGCAACAAATTGCCTAAAAGAAAACGGGAGCCATCTGGCTCCCGTTTCTGTCTACATTGAAAAGTAAGCTTACTTGCATCCACCTGCAATCGAAGGGATGAACATCACTTCATCACGATCCTGGAACTGGTAGGTATCGCCGCCCAGGAAGCGGATATCTTCGTCATTCACATACACGTTGATGAACTTACGCAGCGTGCCGTCCTCGTCCTTGATGTGCGTGCCCAGCTCCGGGAACTTCACTCCCAAATCTTCCACCAGCGCGGGCAGCGTTGCTGCCTCAGACTGCACCTGCTTTGTTCCTGACGTGTGCCGCGCAAAGGCGGCGGGAAGCATTACTCGAATTGCCAACTTAGTTTCCTCCTGCAAGTGCCAGTTCCGGCTCTGCAGTTGATGCAGCAACTCCGTCCAGCTCGTTGATGTACTCTTCAAAGTCCGTCAGACGCGGACGCACTGCACGGCCCAGCGTAAAGCGGTCAGCCACACAATCGGTCGTCTTCAGACCATTGCCCGTGATGAAGACGACAGTCAGTTCATCCGCTGCGATGCGGCCCTGCGCAATCAGCTTCGCGGTTACAGCAGTCGTGACGCCACCAGCCGTCTCCGTGAAGATGCCTTCGGTCTCCGCCAGCTCCTGAATGCCGCTGACCACTTCGATGTCCGAAACATCCTCAGCCCATCCGCCTGTCTCGCGGATCATGCGCGATGCAAAAGGACCATCCGCAGGATTGCCAATCGCCAGCGAACGCGCAATCGTGGAAGGCTTCTGCGGCGTGATGGTTTCGGTATTGTTCTTCACTGCCTGCGCAATGGGCGAGCATCCCGTAGCCTGCGCACCGAAGAAGCGCACATGCTTCTTCTCCACCAGGCCGAGGTAGACCAGCTCGTCAAATGCCTTCTTGATCTTGCGGATCAGAGAACCACCGGCCATCGGAACCACGACGTTATCCGGCAGCTTCCATCCCAACTGCTCTGCAATTTCAAAGCCCACAGACTTGGAACCTTCTGCGTAGTAAGGACGCAGATTCACATTCACGAAGCCCCAGTTGTATTGATCGGCGATCAGGCTGCACAGTCGATTTACGTGGTCATAGTTACCGTCGATACGCACCAGACGCGCACCGTAAATGAGCGTGTTCAAGATCTTCGCAGGCTCAAGATCAGCGGGAACGAGGATGCAAGCCTTCATGCCAAGTCGAGCTGACTGCGCCGCCACCGAGTTCGCCAGGTTGCCCGTGGAAGAGCAGCCAACGACTTCAAAACCAAATGCACGTGCATTCGCCAGCGCAACTGCCACCACGCGATCCTTAAAGCTCAGCGTAGGAAAGCAGACCGCATCATTCTTCACGTACAGGTTCTGCGACCCAAGACGCTTGCCCAAATTCTTAGCGCGCACCAGCGGCGTAAATCCAACCGGAAGATCCGGTTCAAATCCTTCAGGAATGGGCAACAGTGAGCGATAGCGCCACATGTTGTCCGGCCCTGCTTCAACAATCTTCTTCGTGAACAATGGCTTTGCAGCCTCAAGGTCGTAGCGCACTTCCAGCGGAGTAAACGACTCGTCGCAGATGCTCAGCGGCTGGTTGCCATAGCTCTTACCCGATTCCTTCGAGTAAAGCTCATACGGTGTACACGCAGACGACATAGAACCCTTCTTCCAAGGGTGGAAGAAAGACAATGCATGCGACGCTCTCTTTGGATTTGGCGCGTTCCATGGCGATGGACGACGCCGCGCGGAAGGAAGTCTGATTAGACGGTCATACTGCTGGTCCGACCAAGGTGCGGAGAAGCTGTATCCCGAATCTCATGTTCCCCGGTTCCCCAGGAGAGAGTTGACACCGGTACAGACCTCGTCCGGTTGTCGTGGCGTCGCAGGGCTCATCCCTCAACCACTCTTCATGAAATCCGAATCTGCTTGATGCAATTGCAGAAAAGGATGTTGCTTCTTTATACCAATGCGCCGAAGTCCATGCAACCCCGTTTCAAGACCGAGACGGGAGAGGCAGCAAATTAACGAGAATCAGCGGCTCGTGAGCCCCGATTCGGTTGGCCTAGCTGCCCGTATGGGACAGGATGGTGCGAACACCCGACACAAAGCGATGAGGATCAAACTCCGTGCGCAGGATTTCGTCCGGGCAATCCGTCAATACCGCCACTCGCCAGTTGCACACAAACGCCACAACCTGTTCCGGCTGGTCTGTCTTGATTTCAGAGCAAAGGCTCTCGGCAGCTTTCACCTTGTCCTCGCCCTCAACATCAATCAGCACCAGGTCGTATTGCTTGGCCCAGAACAGAGTGAGGCCCTCGGCGGTGGACAGCGTGGAATCTACTTCGAATCCGGAAAGTCGTAGGATCTGATCGCGTAAAGGACGCAGCGTCTCTCGCGAACAGATATGCAGGATATTTTTTGTCGGAGTTTCAGAAGGGATCAAAGGCATATTTAGCCATCGTCTGTATGCCTCTTTGCACGTGAAAGAGGCGTCAGTGCAGATGCATTCTCAGTGTACAAAACCAGACGCCACGTGTGAAAGGGGGCTTCCGGCGCGTCGCATCTCACTCCGGTATCATCAAATCTTCACCATGTTTTCGAGCAGCGATCAACATTCTTTGCGTAAAGTCCTCCAGGAGCGCATCGCCATCATCGATGGCGCTATGGGCACCACCATCCGTACCTACGGGATGACGGAAGCCGACATGCGCGGTGAACGCTTCAAAGACGCCCCCAAAGACCTGCTGAACAACGGTGATCTCTTCTCGCTCACGCAGCCAGATATGATCTGCGACATCCATCGCCGGTTCCTTGTGGCGGGCGCAGACATCGTGGAAACGAACACGTTTTCAGCCACCGGCATCGCTCAGAGCGAGTTCTTTGTGGAAGATCCGCGCGAACACGGCGGACGCAAAGACCCTGACTTCTACCAGAAGATTCTTGAGAATAAGTTCCTCAACGACTTGGCATGGGAGATCAACGAAGTCTCAGCGCTGCAATGCCGCGAATGGGCGGACAACGTGGCCAGCGATGATGGCCGCCAGCGCTTTGTTGCAGGCGCTATCGGCCCTCTGACGGTATCGTTGTCCAACTCGCCAGATGCTGACGATCCTGGCTTCCGCGTTGTGACATTTGATCAGGTTCGTGAAGCCTACAAGCTGCAGACACGTGCACTGATTGCGGGTAAAGTCGACACCCTGCTCGTCGAAACCATCTTCGATTCGCTCAACGCGAAGGCCGCGCTTGTGGCCATCCGCGAAGTCTTTGACGAAGACAAAGTCGAGCTTCCGGTGATGATCTCCGCGGCCGTTGGACGCGGTGGTGAGACGATGATCTCCGCCCAGACAGTCGAAGCTTTCTGGAACGCGGTGAGTCACGTGAATCCGCTGTCTGTTGGCTTGAACTGTTCCATCGGCC contains the following coding sequences:
- a CDS encoding response regulator transcription factor; this encodes MPLIPSETPTKNILHICSRETLRPLRDQILRLSGFEVDSTLSTAEGLTLFWAKQYDLVLIDVEGEDKVKAAESLCSEIKTDQPEQVVAFVCNWRVAVLTDCPDEILRTEFDPHRFVSGVRTILSHTGS
- a CDS encoding homocysteine S-methyltransferase family protein translates to MGTTIRTYGMTEADMRGERFKDAPKDLLNNGDLFSLTQPDMICDIHRRFLVAGADIVETNTFSATGIAQSEFFVEDPREHGGRKDPDFYQKILENKFLNDLAWEINEVSALQCREWADNVASDDGRQRFVAGAIGPLTVSLSNSPDADDPGFRVVTFDQVREAYKLQTRALIAGKVDTLLVETIFDSLNAKAALVAIREVFDEDKVELPVMISAAVGRGGETMISAQTVEAFWNAVSHVNPLSVGLNCSIGPDLMFPFLSELAAKAHTAISAYPNAGLPNPLSPTGFDLEPEDMARFLGDFAKNGLINIAGGCCGNTPEHIAAIAKALEGKHPREYALELAGAR
- the thrC gene encoding threonine synthase, with the protein product MSSACTPYELYSKESGKSYGNQPLSICDESFTPLEVRYDLEAAKPLFTKKIVEAGPDNMWRYRSLLPIPEGFEPDLPVGFTPLVRAKNLGKRLGSQNLYVKNDAVCFPTLSFKDRVVAVALANARAFGFEVVGCSSTGNLANSVAAQSARLGMKACILVPADLEPAKILNTLIYGARLVRIDGNYDHVNRLCSLIADQYNWGFVNVNLRPYYAEGSKSVGFEIAEQLGWKLPDNVVVPMAGGSLIRKIKKAFDELVYLGLVEKKHVRFFGAQATGCSPIAQAVKNNTETITPQKPSTIARSLAIGNPADGPFASRMIRETGGWAEDVSDIEVVSGIQELAETEGIFTETAGGVTTAVTAKLIAQGRIAADELTVVFITGNGLKTTDCVADRFTLGRAVRPRLTDFEEYINELDGVAASTAEPELALAGGN
- a CDS encoding MoaD/ThiS family protein — translated: MAIRVMLPAAFARHTSGTKQVQSEAATLPALVEDLGVKFPELGTHIKDEDGTLRKFINVYVNDEDIRFLGGDTYQFQDRDEVMFIPSIAGGCK
- a CDS encoding DUF3309 family protein, coding for MLILLIILLLLAFGTSPILPYSRGWGYYPSGGLGLLAIIVLIVLLMHGV